The Bacteroides sp. genome includes the window TCCAGGCGCTCCAGATGTGTGTCAGTAACAAAAACCTGCCCAAAGCTGTCATCGCTCACCAATCTCATTAATTGCTCTACCCTTTCTTCATCAAGCTTATCAAAGATGTCGTCAAAAAGTAGGATTGGACTAAAACCCTTGACCTCCCTGGTAAAGGAAAACTGGGCAAGCTTCAGGGCAATCAGGAACGATTTCTGCTGGCCCTGGCTGCCATAACGCTTGACAGGCACATCGTGAATGAAAAATAACAGTTCATCCTTGTGAATGCCAACGGAAGTATATTGGATGACCCGGTCCTTCTCCCGGGCCTTGATCAATTGCCCTTGAAAATCTCCTTCCAGAAGGGTACTTTGATAATCGATGTTAACCGACTCATTCCCTCCTGAAAGGGCTGAATAATATTGATTGAATACCGGAAGAAAAGCATCAAAAAACTTTTTACGTTCCTCAAAAATCATTTCTCCATGTAAAACAAGCTGTTCATCCCAGATCTCAAGGGATGCGGGGTCGAACGTCCTCCGCTCCGCAAACATTTTCAGTAAGGCGTTTCGTTGGGACAGGGCTTTGTTGTAACTAATCAAGTGATGCAGATATTCATGCTGATATTGCGAGATAACCCCATCCACAAATTTCCTCCGTTCCTCACTACCACCCAGAATCAGCTGCGCATCTCCGGGACTGATAAGGACCAGGGGATACAGGCCGATATGATCAGAAAGGCGATCGTATTCCTTTTTATTGCGCTTGAAAACCTTGCGCTGTTGACGTTTAACCCCACAA containing:
- a CDS encoding DNA replication/repair protein RecF, which encodes MYLQKLTLINFRNYAEIALKFSSKFNCFAGNNGTGKTNLLEAIYYLSFCKSFSNPIDTQNILFEQDFFMMQGHYQMDGTEDELYCGVKRQQRKVFKRNKKEYDRLSDHIGLYPLVLISPGDAQLILGGSEERRKFVDGVISQYQHEYLHHLISYNKALSQRNALLKMFAERRTFDPASLEIWDEQLVLHGEMIFEERKKFFDAFLPVFNQYYSALSGGNESVNIDYQSTLLEGDFQGQLIKAREKDRVIQYTSVGIHKDELLFFIHDVPVKRYGSQGQQKSFLIALKLAQFSFTREVKGFSPILLFDDIFDKLDEERVEQLMRLVSDDSFGQVFVTDTHLERLESLFRKIGGESRIFFIESGNITKVSHPNHKQ